TCGGTCGCGCTCGCCAAGGCCGGCCTCAATCCGGAAACCGATGTCACCTGGAAGGTCTTCCCCTTCGATCTCGTTGCCGAAGGCGTGCTGAAGGGCGAGGCCGATGCCGTCGCGCATATGGATCCCTGGGCCTATTCCTATGAAAAACAGCATGGTTTCGTGAAGATCGCCGACACCCAGACCGGCACCTTCCAGGATCGCGTCTGCTGCGTTCTCGGCGTCAACGGCGATTACTACGAGGCCAACAAGGACGCCATCAAGCGTGTCGCTGCGGCCAACCTCGAAATCCACCAGTACACCGCGCAGCATCCGGACGAAGTGGCGAAGTGGTATTTCGACACGCTGAAGCCCGGCCTGCCGCTCGAGGATCTGACCGAGGTTCTCGCGTCCTTCACCTATCACGACCACTGGTTCGGCAAGGAACTCGTGAAGGAGGTGAAGACCGGCTACGAGGACCTGAAGCTTACCGGCGTTGCCGATGCCTCCACCGATCCGGAGGAAATCGCAAACCGCATCACCATCGACATCTTTGCGTGAGCCGGCCATGAGCGACGTCATCCGAAGCGAATTCGGCGCGGTTTCCGGGGCGGTGCCGCTCCGGGGCCGGGCGCCCTGGCGGGACGGCCTTCTGGCCGCCGCCACCTGGGGCGCGGCAGCCGCGGTCACCTGGTTTCTCCCCGATGTGATCACCTGGGGCGCAACCGGCCTCTTCGCGCTCGTGGTGGCGATCGGCGCGGCCATCTTCCTCGTGCTTTCCTTCGCCGTGCCACGGCTCGGCGAAGGGGCAAGGACGCTCGTGCATTACGGCCCCTGGTTCATCGCCATCGGCGTCTGGTTCACGGTGTGGGAACTGCTGACCGCCAAGCTCGGCTGGCTCCCCAAGCCCTTCTTTTCGCCGCCGCAGGGCCTGCTGCATGTCTATGTCACGGATTGGGAGAGGCTTCTCGTCTGCGTCGCCTATACCGCGCGTCTCTGGGGCCTTGGCTTCTTCTCCGGCATCGTCGTCGGCTTTGCCGCCGGCGTGGCGCTGGGCTGGTCCAGGCGTTTCGCCTATTGGGGCATGCCGATCCTGAAGCTCATCGGGCCGGTTCCCGCCAGCGCCTGGATCCCCTGCACATTCTTTATTTTCCCGTCGACCTTCCACGCCTCGATCTTCCTCGTGGCGCTCGCCTCGGGCATTCCGGTCGCGATCCTGACGGCCGCCGGCGTCGAACAGGTAAACCGCTCCTATTACGACGTCGCCCGCACGCTCGGCGCCTCCAATCGCTACCTGATCTTCAAGGTCGCGATCCCCGCCTCGCTGCCCAACGTCTTCGTCGGCCTGTTCATGGGCCTCTATTACTCCTTCGCCGTGCTGGTCGTTGCCGAAATGCTCGGCGCCAAGTTCGGCCTCGGCTGGTACCTGCAGTTCAACACCGCCTATTCGGCCTACGCCAATGTCTATGCTGCCCTGATCGTCATGGCGCTGATCTGCGCAGGCCTGGTCAGGCTGCAGTTCATCCTGCGCGACAGGCTGCTCGGCTGGCAGAAGGGGATCCTCTGATGGCGCTCGCATTCGACACTCCGGCCACCGCCACCCGCAGCCTCGCGCTCGATATCGATCATGTCTCCCATGGCTTCGATCTCGGCACGCGCCAGCTTCAGGTGCTGGACGACGTTTCGATCAACGTGAAGCCCGGCGAGTTCGTTGCTTTGCTCGGTCCCTCGGGTTGCGGCAAGTCGACCCTGCTCAGGCTCGCCGCCGGGCTGGAACAGCCGCTGCAGGGCGAGCTTCGCGAGGACGGCGAGGTGATCCGCAAGCCGAACCCGGATCGCATCCTTGTCTTTCAGGAAGCAACGCTCTTCCCATGGCTGACCGTTCGGCGGAACATCGCCACGGGCCTCGATGCCCGCGGTGTCCTGAACGAACAGGAATACCGCATCGACGAAGTTCTGAAACTCGTCCGCCTCGAAGGCTTCGGCGATGCATTCCCGCACCAGCTTTCCGGCGGCATGGCCCAGCGTGTGGCGATTGCCCGCGCCCTGGTCAACGATCCGAAGCTGCTCCTGCTCGATGAGCCCTTCGGCAAGCTCGACTCCCTGACACGGCTTTCGATGCAGAACGAGCTCTTGCAATTGTGGAAGGACGTGGGCTTCACCGCGCTCCTGGTGACCCATGACGTGGAGGAAGCCCTGCTGCTGGCCGACCGCGTCATCGTCTTTTCCAACCGTCCGGCGCGGATCGTCTCGGAACTCGTCGTCGAAAAGGCTCATCCGCGCCGCCGCGACGATGCCGATCTCGTGCATCTGCGCCAGACGCTGCTCGAACAGCTGGGAGTGGCCCATGACGTCTGAGGCGAAGCTTCCCCTGCTGCTGGCATTTCTCGGCAGCGTCGTCACCGCTCTGGCGCTCGGCTGGTGGTGGCTGATCTTCGGCAAGGTCGTCGAGAGCGGTTACATCACCTATGCGCAGGCGGCACCCTGCTTGGCCGGCACGTCCGATCTTTGTCGGCTCGCCGAGGCGCTCTGCACCAACGACCATTTCTTCGGCATCCGCTGGTATGCGCCCGAAGCGCTCTGGGTCGGCGCGGCCCTGCTGGCAGCGGCACTCCTCAACCTGACGGTCCGGACCGGTGTCCGGTCCACCGATCAATCCCGATAACGACCGATAACGGAGGAAGAACCCATGACCATTCAGCAGTCGAGTGAGACCATCGTGCAATCGGCAACGCCACAGGCGCCCGCGGGCACCGCGACCTTCAAGAGCCGCCACCCCGAGACGCAGGCGCTGCATGGCGGCAGCTTCCGCTTCGATCCCACCACCGGCGCGGTCGCCGTGCCGATCTACCAGACAACCTCCTACCAGCTTCCCGGCACGGAAGGCGCGGACAAGCTCTTCGCGCTGGAAGCCCCCGGCCATCTCTATAGCCGCGTCTCCAACCCGACGCAGGATGCGCTCGAACAGCGTCTCGCCGAGCTTGAGGGCGGGGCGGCCGCACTTGCGGTTTCCTCCGGTCAGGCGGCCTCGGCCTTCGCGCTCCTGAACCTTGCCCGCGCCGGCGACAACATCGTCAGCGCCGCTGGCCTCTATGGCGGCACCTGGGCGCTGTTTGCCGCAACGCTGAAGAGCTTCGGCATCGAAACCCGTTTCGTCGATGCGGCCGATCCGGAAGCCTTCGCCCGTGCCACCGACGAGCGCACCCGGGCCTATTATGCCGAATCCCTGCCCAATCCGAAGCTCGAGGTTTTCCCGATTGCCGAGGTCTCGGAAATCGGCCGCCGCTTCGGCATTCCGCTGATCGTCGATAACACCGCCGCTCCGCTGACCATCCGTCCGCTGGAACATGGTGCGGCCGTCGTGGTCTATTCCGCGACGAAGTATATTGGCGGCCACGGTACCTCCATCGGCGGCGCCATCGTCGACGGCGGCAATTTCCCCTGGGCCGAGCTCAAGGATCGCCAGCCCAATCTCAACGAGCCGGATTCGAGCTATCAGGGCAAGACCTGGATCGAGAAAGCCGATGCCATCGGCTTCCATCCCTATATCCTGCGCGCCCGCGCCGTCCTGCTGCGCGATATCGGCGCCGCCATAAGCCCGCAGAATGCCTTCCAGCTCATTCAGGGCGTCGAGACGCTGCCGCTTCGCCTGCGCCAGCACAATGACAACGCCGTCAAGGTGGCGGAATTCCTGAAAAACCATCCGAAGGTCGCCAACGTCATCTTCCCGAAGTTCCAGACGGGCGTTGCCGCGGAGCGGGCGGCGAAATACCTGAAGCCCGGTGCTTTCGGCGCCCTCGTCGGCTTCGAACTCAAGGGTGGTCGCGAGGCCGGCCGGCGCTTCATCGATGCGCTCCAGCTCTTCTATCATCTGGCCAATATCGGCGATGCCCGCTCGCTCGCCATACACCCGTCGACCACGACCCACTCGCAGCTCTCGGCCGATGACCAGCTCGCGACCGGCGTGACCCCCGGCTACGTCCGCCTGTCGATCGGCATCGAGCACCCGGACGACATCATCGCCGATCTCGCTCAGGCCATCGACGCGGCCTGAGGTTTGCACTCAAGACTTGTGACTGAAAACAGAAAGGCCGGATGGATAAGCTCCACCCGGCCTTTCCGGTTGTTGACGCAGGTCTCTGTCGAAGACTGGCGCATCGAATTCCCTGATGCCGAACTTGGTCCGGCATCAGCAGCGTGATGTCCATAGCGCGTAAGAAGTTTTTGCGATCAAGGACTTGGTTGCTCCGGTTTCCGGCTCAAGGCCGGACGAAGACGCAGCATGGGGAACGGCTCCTCTCGTCATGATCGGGCTCGTCCCGAGGATCTACCGTCGTTTCCAAGATCAGTCGCCAGATTGGATCGGCATCCGAACAACGTTGCCCATGCAGGCGCTGCTAGATGCTCGGGACGAGCCCGAGCATGACGATGGAGGAGAACTGCGTTCCTTGCTCTCAGCCCGCGACGCCGCGTTTTGCCTGCCCGTCGGCCGCCTGCCTTCCAAGCGCTTCGGCAAGTTCGCCTGCAACGGCTTCGGCATGTTCCGCCACCTGCGGCAACCCCATCAGCTCGCCGAAGGTGCCGCGTGCCAGGGGGCCGGCGATGAGGAGGTCGGGCGCAACCTCGCCACTCGCGCCAAGTGCCCGGGACTGGCGGTCGCAGGAAAGCCCGAGGCCCGTCGTGCAGAGCGACAGGTAGCCCTGTTCCTCAAGCTGCGACAGGAACGGCTGTGAATGGAGAATGCCGCCATGGGCCGGCCCGGTGGTTACCACCACGGCATCGGCCTCGATCTCTCGGTCGATGCCACCATCTCGCAGTTTGATACCGACATGAATATCGTCACCGGAGCGTGTCGCATAAGCGAGCGACGCTGCCAGGATTTCGAGCCGTCCGGCGGCGATGGCGTCGTCCAGCACCCTTTCCACCTGTGGCGCGATGCGGAAGCGATGGACGTCCCAATAGGCGCGGGCGTGACGGGCAAGCCTGCGGCGTTCACTGATGGGCAAGGCCTTCCAGATCTCCTGTCCCTGACCGCGCACCGCATCCAGCACGGGATGCCAGGTGAGGCCGAGTGCTGCGGCCTCACGCAGCGTCCGGCGGATGCGCGCCAGAAGATGCGACGCCGTGCGGGACGGTTCGGAGATGAAATCCCCGAAGGCTTCCTGGGCGACTGCCGGATGACCGCGCGAGCGCAGGCCGCGGCGCGATATCGAGACGATCCGGCCTTTATGTCCCCGGTTGGCCAATGCTGCCACCACGTCGGCCGAGGTCAGCCCGTTGCCGACGATCAGCACCCGGTCATCTGGCCGGATGCCATCGACGGCGCCCGCCACGGTCGCGTCGGGAATGAAGCGCGGATGACTGGCAAGCGTAGCGAGAACGCGAGGTGCCGCGGGTGCCGGGTGGCTGACGGCGAGCACCACGTGATCGGCCTCCAGATCGGCGCCGTCTGCACCGCTCACCCGCCATCTGCCGTTAGACCGGCGAAGCCCGGTGACTTCGGTCCGGCGATGTTCTATCCGGCCGGTGGAAAGATGCGGTGCTACCTGCGCGTAAGCGTAGTCGCCGAAGACGTGCCGGCGCGGAAAGGGCAACCCGTCGGCGGCAAACGCGTCCGGATCGTCTTTGAGCGCGTCGTTTTCCTCGACCCAGCGGATGAAGCTTTCCGGATCGTCGGGATAGAGGCTCATGCGTTCGGCGGGCACGTTGATGCGGTTCGCCGCCTCGTTGGTGTCATAGGCAAGTCCGGCACCCAGTTTTTCGCGTGGTTCGAACACCACGATGCGCGCCGCAACGCCGGCTTGCCCGCGTTCGGCCAGATGCACGGCGACCGCCGCGCCGGTAAAGCCCCCGCCGATGATCGCGACGACGGGCAGGGGAGCATAGGATGACATGTCGAAATCTCCGCAGCATGGGGCCGCGGCCCCACTTGTCTTCATCTCTCGACCGAAACTAGCCAACCGCAGGCTACAAACGAACGCATCCAATTCTATAGAATAAATGCGCAATAGATTTTCTTGCTACCGTTTCGAACACTCTACTCTTTCGAGCAAGCCATCGCACCTGTTCGAGACGGGGATCGAACGCCTCGCAAACCCGTTTGACGCGAAAATTCGTGACAGCAATCGCCGGAAAATGAGGCGGAATTATCTCTACTAATTCTATGTATTGAATCATCATGAATGCAATCGAGAGGCCGGGGGCGGTCTCCGACAGCAATCAGGAGAGGAAACGACATGACCTTCAAACGCAGAGAACTGGCGGGCCTCGTGGCAGCCGCCACCCTGTTCGCCACCCTCGGTGCCAATGCTGCTGCTGCGGCTGACGTGACCGTCAACATCGGTTACCAGCCCATCGTCGAGCCGTCCCGCGTACCGCAGGCCGATGGCACTTACGAAAAGGCAACCGGCGCCAAGATCAACTGGCAGAAGTTTGATGGCGGCGCCGACGTGATCGCGGCCATCGCATCGGGCTCGCTCGACATCGGCTATGTCGGCTCCTCGCCGCTGGCCGCCGCCGCAAGCCGCCAACTGCCGATCGAGACGATCGCGCTTGTCGGCCTGATCAGCGAAGCCGAGGCGCTCGCCGTTCGTAACATTTCCAAGCCAGAAGAGCTCGCCGGCAAGAAGATCGCCACTCCTTTCGTCTCGACCGCGCATTACAGCCTGCTCACGGCGCTGAAGCACTGGAACATCGATCCGAAGTCGGTCGAGATCCTCAACCTGCGTCCGCCGGAAATCGCCGCCGCCTGGGCCCGTGGCGATATCGACGGCGCCTATGTCTGGGATCCGGTCCTCGCCGAGATCAAGAAGTCCGGCACCGTGCTCGCCACTTCCGCCGACGTCGCCGATTGGGGCGGCCCGACCTTCGACGCATGGATCGTCAGCAAGAAGTTCGCCGATGCCAATCCGGATATCGTCGCGACCTTCGTCCGCGTGACGGGCGATGCGACCGCCGCCTATCGCGCCAATCCGGATGCGTGGAGCGCGACCTCGCCCGAGGCCGAAAAGATTGCCCGCCTGACGGGCGCCAGGCAGGAAGAGGTTCCGGCCCTTCTCAAGGGCTACATCTTCCCGACGCTCGAAGAGCAGGCCAAGTCCGATCTCCTCGGTGGTGGCACGGTCAAGGCGGTCGCCGCGACCTCTGCCTTCCTCAAGGAGCAGGGCAAGATCCCCACGACGCTTGATGACTACTCCGCCTACGTCTCGCCGCGCTGGGTGATTGAAGCCTCGAAACTCTCCTTCTGATCCTTCCATGATCCTTGCGAGTGGCCCGGCAAACGGCCGGGCCGCTCCTCCCTTGCATTCACCGGAGCCCTGACGATGAGCACCCTGTCCTTTCGCGACGTTTCGTTGCGCTATCCGCCGAGGAACGGCGATACGGGGCGTACGATTCCCGTGCTTGAGCGTATCAACCTGACGCTGAAGGCCGGCGAGTTCATTGTCGTGATCGGCCGCTCGGGGTCCGGCAAGACCAGCCTGCTCAACCTTGCCGCCGGTTTCTTGACGCCGTCCGAAGGCAGTATCGAGGTGGACGGCAAGCCGATTACCGGACCGGGTGCGGATCGTGCCGTGGTCTTCCAGGACGATGCGCTCTATCCGTGGCTTGATGCCCGCGACAACGTGGCGTTTCCGTTGAGGCTGCGTGGCATCGACCAGAAGCAGCGTCGCGCCCGCGCAGATGAACTGCTGGATCTGGTCGGCCTTGCCGGTGCCGGAAACCGCCGCATCAGGGAGCTTTCGGGCGGCATGCGCCAGCGGGTTGGCATTGCCCGGGCGCTCGCCTCCGATCCCCGCTTCCTGCTGCTCGACGAACCGCTCGGCGCGCTCGATGCGCTGACCCGCAGCAAGATGCAGGGCTTCCTGCTGGATGTCTGGGCAAAGAGCCGGTCCGGCGCGCTGCTGATTACCCATTCTATCGAGGAAGCGCTCCTGCTCGCCACCCGCGTCGTGGTGCTGTCGCCCAATCCCGGCAGGCTCGCCGCCGATATCGAGACAGGCTTTGCCACCGATCTCCTTGCCGGAGCCTCGATTGGCCAGATCAAGGCCTCGCCGCTCTACAAGCGCATGCATGACGGGCTGACCGGACTGATCCATTCCACCGCGGACGAAAACGAGGAGGCCGCATGACGATCCTGAGCGAAATCCGGGCGGAATACGCGGAGGTAGAGACCCCCGCCCGCCCGCCGAGGCGAAAGCTGGTCGTGCCGCTCTATGTCTATTCCGGCCTGACGGTGCTCGCCATCATCGCCATCTGGTGGGTGGCGGCCGCACTGGAACTCGTCTCGCCGGTCTTCCTGCCGTCGCCTGCGGTCGTCGCCGTCTCGGCCTGGAACCTCGTGACCGTCGGCTTCGTCGACAGCACCCTGCTGGAACACGTGACCGCGAGCCTTGGCCGCATTCTGGGGGCTCTTCTGGCCTCGATCCTGATCGGCGTCCCGGCCGGCATCGCCATCGGCACCAGCCGTATCGGGCGGGGCATTCTCGATCCGATCGTGGAATTCCTGCGGCCGCTGCCGCCGCTCGCCTACCTGCCGCTGATCATCATCTGGGTCGGCATCGGCGAGGCATCCAAGATCACGGTCATCGCGCTTTCCATGCTGCCGGCGATTATCCTGTCCACCGCGGCAGGGGTGAAGTCGGCCTCGTCGGATCATGTGAATGCCGCCCGCTCCTTCGGCGCGACCCGCAGCCAGCTTCTCCGCCATGTCATCCTGCCCTCGGCACTGCCGTCGATCCTCACCGGCATCCGCATCGCGCTCGGCACCGGCTGGTCGACGCTGGTCGCCGCCGAACTCGTGGCCGCCACCCGCGGCCTCGGCTTCATGATCCAGTCGGCGGCACAGTTTCTGGTCACCGACGTGGTGATCGCCGGCATCGGCGTCATCGCCCTGATCGCGATCCTGCTGGAGCTCGTCGCCCGCGCGCTGGAGCGCTGGCTCGTTCCCTGGGCAGGAGAGAAATAAGGCACGCGTGCATCTGCATCCCATGCACGACCGAAGGCTATCGGCTTGTGGTCACCCCCCTCTGGCCTGCCGGCCATCTCCCCCTCAAGGGGGGAGATCGAGGAGGATAGCGCTCGACCCTCAATACGGTCGGTATCAACTGAAGGCTGACCAACAGATCTACCGAAGGGGGACCCTTCATCCGGGGCAAGTGGCCGGCAATTTTGCCGATCTCCCCCTTGAGGGGGAGATGCCTGGCAAGGCAGAGGGGGGTAGTCAGGGGCGCCGTGTCATCCCTTGCTCCTGAATCCGAAAGATCACGACACACTCCCGTTTCCCGGACCGAGGAGGATTTACTCTTCCCGCACTGGCCGTACGATCTTCCCGGCGCTATGAGGGTGGCCGGAGAAAGAGATGTTTACCCTCAAGCGGCGCGAAACCTTCACGCAGGATATCAAGAAGAGCCGTTTCATCGCCCACGTCGCGCCGGTCGCGAGCGAGGACGAGGCGAAGGTCTTCATCGCTGCCGTGTCGGATCCTTCCGCCAACCACAATTGCTGGGCGTGGCGCATCGGCCAGGCCTATCGCTTCAGTGATGACGGTGAGCCGAGCGGCACGGCCGGAAAGCCGATCCTTCAGGCCATCGACGGTCAGGCGCTGGATGGCGCCGTAGCGGTGGTGACGCGCTTTTTCGGCGGCATCCTGCTCGGTAGCGGCGGCCTCGTCCGTGCCTATGGCGGCACGGCGGCCACCTGCCTCAGGGCGGCGGAAAAGGCCGAGATCATTCCACGCACTTTGGTCCGCTTTGGCTGCGGCTTTTCCGATCTCGCGCTCGTCAGGTCACGCCTGCTCGCCGTTCCCGATCTCAGGGTGGAAAAGGAGGAGTTCAGTGCGGAGGGCGCATGGCTCGATGTCGCCGTTCCGGTGGCGGAAGCCGAAACCGTCATCCGCATGGTCACGGACCTGACGAGCGGCCGCGCGCTGATCGACACCGGCGACTGACCGAAACGCTGCGCGCGCCGGTATCAGGACCTCAATTGGTGCCGTTATCCGGGCTTGCCTTGTCCTTGGAGGCAAGCTGCTTCCAGGAATTCTGCTGGGACATCATCGAGCGCAGATAGGCGACGTTCGCATCGGCCTGCTGCGGGTTGAGCTCCTGCCGGGCAACCTGTTCCGCTTCCTGGAAGCGGCCTTGCAGGCCGATCACCAGCGCGAGGTTCTGCCTGA
The window above is part of the Rhizobium sp. ACO-34A genome. Proteins encoded here:
- a CDS encoding taurine ABC transporter substrate-binding protein, with translation MTFKRRELAGLVAAATLFATLGANAAAAADVTVNIGYQPIVEPSRVPQADGTYEKATGAKINWQKFDGGADVIAAIASGSLDIGYVGSSPLAAAASRQLPIETIALVGLISEAEALAVRNISKPEELAGKKIATPFVSTAHYSLLTALKHWNIDPKSVEILNLRPPEIAAAWARGDIDGAYVWDPVLAEIKKSGTVLATSADVADWGGPTFDAWIVSKKFADANPDIVATFVRVTGDATAAYRANPDAWSATSPEAEKIARLTGARQEEVPALLKGYIFPTLEEQAKSDLLGGGTVKAVAATSAFLKEQGKIPTTLDDYSAYVSPRWVIEASKLSF
- a CDS encoding ABC transporter substrate-binding protein, which gives rise to MTSNSSPETQPASGALSRRTLIKTAGLAGAAAAVGVFGARTTSYAVAGNLIPIKLEWTEVAACHSPVGFGLAKGTYAKHGLDVELFYQGASGQTLIQALATRKAEAGPGLLYDWLKPIEQGFDVKLFAGSHGGCQRVLVKPDSGIKTLTDLKGKTIGTFDVMSPSRVAFSVALAKAGLNPETDVTWKVFPFDLVAEGVLKGEADAVAHMDPWAYSYEKQHGFVKIADTQTGTFQDRVCCVLGVNGDYYEANKDAIKRVAAANLEIHQYTAQHPDEVAKWYFDTLKPGLPLEDLTEVLASFTYHDHWFGKELVKEVKTGYEDLKLTGVADASTDPEEIANRITIDIFA
- a CDS encoding hydroxyacylglutathione hydrolase, which produces MSSYAPLPVVAIIGGGFTGAAVAVHLAERGQAGVAARIVVFEPREKLGAGLAYDTNEAANRINVPAERMSLYPDDPESFIRWVEENDALKDDPDAFAADGLPFPRRHVFGDYAYAQVAPHLSTGRIEHRRTEVTGLRRSNGRWRVSGADGADLEADHVVLAVSHPAPAAPRVLATLASHPRFIPDATVAGAVDGIRPDDRVLIVGNGLTSADVVAALANRGHKGRIVSISRRGLRSRGHPAVAQEAFGDFISEPSRTASHLLARIRRTLREAAALGLTWHPVLDAVRGQGQEIWKALPISERRRLARHARAYWDVHRFRIAPQVERVLDDAIAAGRLEILAASLAYATRSGDDIHVGIKLRDGGIDREIEADAVVVTTGPAHGGILHSQPFLSQLEEQGYLSLCTTGLGLSCDRQSRALGASGEVAPDLLIAGPLARGTFGELMGLPQVAEHAEAVAGELAEALGRQAADGQAKRGVAG
- a CDS encoding ABC transporter, with protein sequence MALAFDTPATATRSLALDIDHVSHGFDLGTRQLQVLDDVSINVKPGEFVALLGPSGCGKSTLLRLAAGLEQPLQGELREDGEVIRKPNPDRILVFQEATLFPWLTVRRNIATGLDARGVLNEQEYRIDEVLKLVRLEGFGDAFPHQLSGGMAQRVAIARALVNDPKLLLLDEPFGKLDSLTRLSMQNELLQLWKDVGFTALLVTHDVEEALLLADRVIVFSNRPARIVSELVVEKAHPRRRDDADLVHLRQTLLEQLGVAHDV
- a CDS encoding taurine ABC transporter permease, whose product is MTILSEIRAEYAEVETPARPPRRKLVVPLYVYSGLTVLAIIAIWWVAAALELVSPVFLPSPAVVAVSAWNLVTVGFVDSTLLEHVTASLGRILGALLASILIGVPAGIAIGTSRIGRGILDPIVEFLRPLPPLAYLPLIIIWVGIGEASKITVIALSMLPAIILSTAAGVKSASSDHVNAARSFGATRSQLLRHVILPSALPSILTGIRIALGTGWSTLVAAELVAATRGLGFMIQSAAQFLVTDVVIAGIGVIALIAILLELVARALERWLVPWAGEK
- the tauB gene encoding taurine transporter ATP-binding subunit (Part of the ABC transporter complex tauABC involved in taurine import), whose protein sequence is MSTLSFRDVSLRYPPRNGDTGRTIPVLERINLTLKAGEFIVVIGRSGSGKTSLLNLAAGFLTPSEGSIEVDGKPITGPGADRAVVFQDDALYPWLDARDNVAFPLRLRGIDQKQRRARADELLDLVGLAGAGNRRIRELSGGMRQRVGIARALASDPRFLLLDEPLGALDALTRSKMQGFLLDVWAKSRSGALLITHSIEEALLLATRVVVLSPNPGRLAADIETGFATDLLAGASIGQIKASPLYKRMHDGLTGLIHSTADENEEAA
- a CDS encoding ABC transporter permease, with product MSDVIRSEFGAVSGAVPLRGRAPWRDGLLAAATWGAAAAVTWFLPDVITWGATGLFALVVAIGAAIFLVLSFAVPRLGEGARTLVHYGPWFIAIGVWFTVWELLTAKLGWLPKPFFSPPQGLLHVYVTDWERLLVCVAYTARLWGLGFFSGIVVGFAAGVALGWSRRFAYWGMPILKLIGPVPASAWIPCTFFIFPSTFHASIFLVALASGIPVAILTAAGVEQVNRSYYDVARTLGASNRYLIFKVAIPASLPNVFVGLFMGLYYSFAVLVVAEMLGAKFGLGWYLQFNTAYSAYANVYAALIVMALICAGLVRLQFILRDRLLGWQKGIL
- a CDS encoding O-acetylhomoserine aminocarboxypropyltransferase (catalyzes the formation of L-methionine and acetate from O-acetyl-L-homoserine and methanethiol), with amino-acid sequence MTIQQSSETIVQSATPQAPAGTATFKSRHPETQALHGGSFRFDPTTGAVAVPIYQTTSYQLPGTEGADKLFALEAPGHLYSRVSNPTQDALEQRLAELEGGAAALAVSSGQAASAFALLNLARAGDNIVSAAGLYGGTWALFAATLKSFGIETRFVDAADPEAFARATDERTRAYYAESLPNPKLEVFPIAEVSEIGRRFGIPLIVDNTAAPLTIRPLEHGAAVVVYSATKYIGGHGTSIGGAIVDGGNFPWAELKDRQPNLNEPDSSYQGKTWIEKADAIGFHPYILRARAVLLRDIGAAISPQNAFQLIQGVETLPLRLRQHNDNAVKVAEFLKNHPKVANVIFPKFQTGVAAERAAKYLKPGAFGALVGFELKGGREAGRRFIDALQLFYHLANIGDARSLAIHPSTTTHSQLSADDQLATGVTPGYVRLSIGIEHPDDIIADLAQAIDAA